Below is a genomic region from Doryrhamphus excisus isolate RoL2022-K1 chromosome 16, RoL_Dexc_1.0, whole genome shotgun sequence.
aggggaataaagtggtaatattatggaaataaagtggtaatattagggGAATagagtggtaatattatgggaataaagtggtaatattatggaaatagagtggtaatattatggaaataaagtggtaatattaggggaataaagtggtaatattatgggaatagagtggtaatattatgggaataaagtggtaatattaggggaataaagtggtaatattatgggaataaagtggcaatatataatgggaataaagtggtaatattcaAGGAATAAACTCCAGAAAGATGATTTGAGAAAAGGGTGAACTATGTGGAAAAGAAAGCCAAACAATGAGGTGAGAGGTGAGAGAGCATCAGCGCTGCAGAGAGCAGACAGGAAGCCTCACCTGTCCCTGACCACCATTTCTATGCGGGTGTCGGCCGCGGCCTTCAGGGCCTTGTGGGCCTTATCCACACTCCAGCCAGCGCAGTTCTGGCCGTTGATCTGAAGGACCTGGTCCCCAAAACGCAGCCCGGCCAAGGCAGCGGGGGAGTTGGCCTGCACCAGCTGGACAAACACGCCCTGCCCAAACAAGACGACCATCAACGAGTCAAGTGTGTCAACATGTGATGTGAAAGCTGATGGATGAAGAGAAGAAGAGCAAGAGTAGCACTCACGTTGTCGATGGCACGGAGGCGGAGCCCCACTTTGCCGTCCTGGTCCTTGCACAGGATGATCTCCCGCAGACCTTGGCGGACCTCCGCCCTCCTGATGCCCACATCCGAGCCTGTCACGGGACACACCATCCCCCCCACAGCCGAGTAGGGAGACACCGCCACCTGCTGGAAAGGAAGGACACGTGTCAGCCATATTTGATCCCATCCTTAAAGAGGTAGTTGGTCATCATTATGACAAATAATACTTGAGATCCCAGTTCCATCTAGCATAGCGTGGTGTATCGCGGTGTATCGCGCTGCACCGCGCTGCACCGCGCTGCACCGCGCTGCAGCACGGTGCAGCGCGGTGCAGCGCGGTGCAGCGTGCTTTCTGCTTACATCGTTGTTGGCCGCGGGCAGCACGGCCAGGTTGTTCTGCACCTCATCGCTGTTGAGACGCAGACCCATGTACTCGCCCAGATCCTCCAGGCTGGGATACAGGCctgctgcacaaacacacaccaactCCATCAAAAGCATGCTggcaattattataattatgctGTAAGGAAGTCAGAATCAGATCAAATCAAAAGTCcaatttttgagataaaaagtcataatgacaaaataaaagccatCATTTGGAGCTAAAATGAGTCCCAAGTGTGTCAGGTAATTGAGATTCAAGATTCAAGATTTTCAGTGTCACAGAAAAGCCCGATGCTGTCATGATtgcaatatttttcatatttctttatTCTGCCAAAGAGAATAGACGTTGTGCATGGACCTACCGGATGACGGCATCCCGGCGGCGGCAGGCTGCTGCAGCTGGCTGCCCACCTCGCTGATCGCTGGCACGGTGGCGCTGGTGGGGGTGAAGCGGGCCTGGGCCTGAGGAGTCATACAAGCCCACCATCATTTTCACAACACAGCAGGTATCGTAACGCGCTCGTCACACCAAAAACATGTTCCCGGCCGACTGGGAGACAGAGTCTCACCGATGCTTCCCAGGTAGTGTTGTGACGTTCACGAATGAATCGGTTCTTTTGAACGGCTCATTACCATGAACGATGGGAACCGAGTCGCATCTGGGAACCATACCGCTGGGAATTGTACAATGGTAATTCAAAACAGTGACGTCACTGTCAGAGCAGAGTGTTATAGCACCACCctgtggaataataataataatataataataattattattatataattatataataataattcaaactcatattggtggGATGTCTAAATGCATTCCTTCCAGTGATTATTTCCATGATAAAAACGAGTTAAGGTCAGACTGGCTTCTTAAAAcgtaataaatataaacatgagCCAAATGAGCCAGTTTTTTGAACGGCTCCTTGAAAGGAATGGCTCACCAAGATCCGACTCGCCTCAAAGAGCCAAAAATCCCATCTctactagatgcccgagccacgtGCAGATTATGAAAAAGGCTGGACGGAGGGAGTGTGCCGGGCTTTGACCTCATGAACATTCCCGCCCTGTCGCCATTTCACAACAACTACTTGGACATCTTCCTTCTTACCATCATCACCTTGTCCACCTTCAGGTCCTCCAGGGATGGGTACAGAGACATCCTGCAGAGCACAGCAAGACACAAGCGTGAGCAGCACTAATGCATGCCATCCTCCAGCATCGTCAGCAATAAGGTCATCATCTTATGGCAATAGAGTCTTAGCATTAAGAAGAAAACATTTACTAAATGattttagatgtttttaaacatgtatAAATTCCTagcatatgaaaatataaaatgactgctaaaaaacaaaaagcagccAGAGGAAATGAGGGCGGCTAGAAAAGAAGAAGTGAAAGTCAGCTGACAGGCGTTCTGACTGTAATCACACGTCACTACTCCAAATATACAAGGAAATAACGTCAACAGTCCAGTCAACTTGACAACAAATACaaccaaattaaaaatgttacagtaACAACTTCAACTTGACCGCCTTCTAAAACCACATAGAAAACCCGTCTACCACCTtccacatgattagagccctctacacatgaaatagcacccctgtaGTCATTATTACACTCCTAGTATGGgagacataagacatagaaaaccaccttaataaatgcacttttaacatgattagagccctctagacataaaataacacccctatagttacctttacactcctattacccaatatggtagacataatacgagaaaatacgacatagaaaacccattttccaccttctaaataaacttttaacatgattagagccctctatacataaaataacacccccatagtcacctttatactactatatacccaatatagtagacatatagaAGACAAACTCCTGCTCAAGCAGCGTCACAGTTAATGTGTTCCCCCTCAGGAACCTTAGTGAGGAGTCTTGTGAAGGAGTCTCAGTGAACACTAGTAGAAGAGTGGTAGAGTAATAGAGTAATACAATAGAAGAGTAGAAAAGTAGTAGAGTAGAAGTGTAGTTGAGTAGAAGTAGAGTAGAAGAGGGGATTAAGGTGGGTGGAGCGTGTTGTTCTTCTTGGCAGAGTTTACTGGGTGGGAAGCAAGTCGAGACTAGAAGGGAGGCTTGAAAGCCTCGCCGAGATCGAAGAAAGCTTTTGCGTGCCTTTACACCGGAAACGCagataaatcaataaatcaataactAACTAAGATGACGAatgacacaaacaggaagtaagaatGGGAAATGTATTGTTTCAGTCAGAGAATTTTCGTCACGATCAACATGACCGCACGCATTTGCCGCTTTGAGTACTCTTGcttagttttttttcatgtttttttaaaggtggGGAGAGATGTCTTCCTTCGTGGCTAAACGCTGATCTCAAGTGACGCACATACGCAGCTCAGCTAGCAAGTACCGTTAGCATGTACCGTTAGCCTCACACGACAACACTCACCTGGAAACAGTACAAGGTCGCTTGCTTCTTCGGATAAAGGTCCTCGGCGAGCAATCGGTTCAAATGTGAGCTTTTGCTGGGTCTTagtttgctgtttgttttggtGCTCTTTCTTTCGGTCTCGTTGTTCAAGGAAGGGGATTCGCGGAAAGTGACGTCACACGAGTCCCGCTCGTCTGGACCTCTACCAGGGCCGTTACGTCACTAGCCCGGCCCATTCCCATCACATGACCTGGGCTCGCAGCAGCTGACATAAGCGTGAAACAACCTTTggatacagtatttatttttatgggtCCTTTTATAAGtcattttacaacttttaatTGTGCAAACTTCATCTTAGTTATTCATTATATTTCTATCTTGGAAACTTGTTAATAACATTGCATGTTATAAAGTGCTAAATCATGCTTCAGATTATGAAATGTTGatgaatgtttgaaaatattttagaaaatgtTCAACAATGCTTACAACAACAccacaaaatgttgtaaaatgttGAGGAATGtggggaaaatgtttttaaaactgccacaaaatgtcagaaaatgttgaaagattttgtaaacaatgtcaaaaaaatgttgcaaaatatttttttaaatatcagaaaatgttttttaaaacagACAATGTCGGTAAATGTCTTTAAGTGTAAAATTTTACATGATTTTGTAcatgttacatttttaaacGTTGGGTAAAATATCAGAAAACTGCTTGGGCATCTGATCATTTTAGTTggttattgatttattgatttatctGTGTTTTCCGGTGTAAATGCACGCAAACGCATGAGTGCGTtgagttttctccgagtactccactttcctccccattcccaaaacatgcatgttaggttaattggtgactctaaattgtccataggtatgaatgtgagtgtaactggttgtttgtctatgtgccctgccCATCCATGGCAAGGACAGCTTTGCATGAATAGTAAATAGTATTAGCAGACCCAGaaagatccaaaacacaccagcaaagcATACCTTATATCTAATTGAACCTTATATCTAAGGTGAAAGAAAACGGTTAAAAATACTGTGGGAGatgttgcgttcaaggaccatccAACAAAGTCAGACCAGTCGCCAGCAAAACTGGAGGATTTCTAACTACATATAAAATGggactttttaaataaaatggcCTTACTTTGCAAAATGAACATCCACGTACatgtttacaaaatgttttttttgcacctgAACGTCTGCTGCAGTCGGGTGCTTGGGGATATGCTGTGCTCTTTAAATGCTTTAGGAATGACACTTGTGTACAACTGGCTTCTTTATTATAATGTGAGATCCATGTCTACATCAACAAACATAAGCGTAGAATCGTATCGAATAGTTGTGTTTTACGAGCGCGCACCGGCCTCCTCACACATTGATCATTTATTCCCTAAAGGTCCAAACGGGTTCCCTTGTggccccaggatgcagagaggaTGTCCACCACCTATCTTTATAATCTATTACATATTGTATGGTTAGCCACTAATCATTCATCATGATCAGTCGGTCAAGAAAACAATAATGCAAAAATGAAGCTGGGATCATCCCGACTGCACCGGAAACCCATCTGATCCATCTTCAGATGAACAAAACTCATGGAGGACTTCTTGTGCTGTCACCAGAGAAAAAGGGAATGATGTGGGGTACAAGCGGACGTGTCTTGGACCACCGTCATCATTCACTGCAAAAACACCCGGATCAATCAGAAATGAAGAGGTCCCAACACAAGTCCGTGACTCCAGGGGGTCCTCATTGTAGCCGCTGCACGATGACGGCGTTGAGGAGGTTGGCCTGCTGCAGTGTCTGGCTCTCGTCCGACAGCTCCTTGTTGGGGAAGGTGGTCATCAGGACAAACTCCCGGGCAGCCATGGCAGGCCGGGCTGCCACCACGAATTGCCGCAGGTCTGACACCCTGGTAATGACACGACAGGAGAGATTTGATGCAAAGCGAATTTAAGTTTCTGAAGGATAACGTCTTCTTTGGATGAAGTGTATCCACTGTCTTCCCGTTAGGCACCATAGCGCTGCCATTTCAACTTAATGTAGTACTgtagagcagtgtttttcaaccttttttgagccacggcacgttttttacattggaaaaatcttgtggcacaccactaaccaaaaatgttacaaaatgtcaccacgacctcacacgtgcatcaaaaagtctatcggaggaacaaggtaggtgttgccacacgaaccaatattacattgctctgccagtctttacaccacagacacttgacagtagccatgtttacatgacaagttttctctttccaaatgacctttcggggaaacaatggtatccatgcaAAGGAATAATCCAATCTCTtttctacatgcaccgtgaaaatcaaacagaatagtcaataaggcatgcccagtaaaacgtaatcaacatcacatgataccggcttccccaagtttttctttcacttgttggaataactccgtattgccagtttttcgtctgtccagtcttgaaatttagtttggatcaaaaacaaactttgcttagtccagtgccgattgctggcctccatttttaaaactgaagaacgtctggatctgcgtgttacgtcatatctgagcatgcgctgaaagaacgcacccgggataaatttaaacaggaaaagatcaaattcaatcttgctaatattttataattaaactcaagacatgttttatatagatatatattttcttttttaataaaactggacttgtgaataaagtatagaagggtttagattctgtttcagaGATGGCGgcaatgcacacgaaagctgcttgccaaccgccaataaacaacagaagaagaaaaacaccatgaagaagaaggcaccatgacaaatttccgtttgagcgggtacaagatacctgaattggattggggaaaggaatattccatccctgttcaattctttccgtttgagcaaatataccaaatgcaattggaatatttgggtccataaattcatggctattgacataatatttgcaaatgatgattaatcaatgttaactataaaaaatgatattggataattcctcacagcacacctgacggtttctcaaggtacactagtgtgctgcggcacagtggttgaaaatcactggtgtaTAGTACTGCAGCTAGTTGTGCCCAAAAGTTTACAACCTCTGCAgatttttttgccttttctcagaaaataaaacaaaacaaaaacctttcTGTCACTCATGGTGAGTGGTTATTTTACTCTTTTTAAAATCATGACGACAACAGAGGCTTCAAAAATGACCCTAGCCAAAAGTTTACACAACAGCTTGAAGTCTTTTGTGGAAGTTGTGGATGAGGATCTTCATTTTCTCGGATGGTAAAACTGCCCATTCTTCTTGGCAAAAAGCCTCCAGGTCCTAGAAATTCTTGGGCTGTCTTGCATGAACTGAACAATGACATGGAGGTCAGGAGACGGAGATGGTCGGTTTAAACCCTTGGCTTTCTTCTGCTGGAGTCAATGGCAGGTCCAAGAATGTCCAAGAACGTCCAAGAACGTCCTATGTGCAGCTTCTGGGCTGATGAGTGTAGATTTTCTTCCAGTATTTTCTGATAACATTCTGCATTCAACCTTCCAtcaattttgacccattttCCTGTGCCTTTGTAGCTCACAAAACATCACTCCAAATGACTTTGTTCCAGAAGTTGAGGCTTGTCTCTTTGTTGTCTGGCATAGGCTAAGCGGGATATTTTGTGGTATTTGCATAGAAGTGGCTCTCTTCTGGCGACCCGCCCATGCTGCCCATGTTTCTTCAAGTGTGTCATTATTGTGGATCTGGAAACATCCACTCCAATTTTTTCTGAAAGTCCTGTATTTCAGCTGAAGTTATCTGAGGGTTTTTCTTTGCATCTCAAACTATTCCTGAGATTCCTTGCAGTTGGTGCAGAAGTTTTAGTTGGTTTGCCTGACCATGGTTTTGTTTCAACAGAATCCCTCTCTCTCCACTTCTTGATTTGAGTTCCAACACTGCTTACTGGCCTCTTCAATTCCTTGGATATCTTTTTATATCCTTTTCCTGTTTTATACGCTTGGGTTACCTTGTTTCGCAAGTCCTTTGACAATTCTTTTGCTTTCCCCATGTCACAGAAACTAGAAACTTCAACGCAGCTCTAAACCTTTCTACACACACATTGATTCCAAGCCCATACATCACAGGTCACCTTTAGGGACCATTCAAACCCATTTGTGTCAACTTGGGTTCATGTTATCAGGCCAAAACCACCAGGGTGTGTAAACTTTTGGACAGGGTCTTTTTTTGAAGTTTCTGTTGTCACTatgatttaaaaagtattttctccaataaatgtcttcacacAACCACTAACCATGAGTGACAGAAAGGTTTTtgttttatcattcatattttctgagaaaaggCCAACAAATCTTAAATTCTGCAGGTGTGTAAACTTTTGGGCACAACTGTATGTGTTTTGACAAGGATCCAAAAACACTCTAGTACAGCGGAACGGCGCCAGGACGATCACAGGAGTGAAACATGCATGAGTCGCTTAAGAATTTCTTGTGTCCGACCTTGTAGGATGATGGTTACAAATTCATGCCAGTATGAGCAAAGTGTTTAAAGTGTATGGTGAGGGCTTTTACAGCTGTAAaacatacagtcatggaaaacatgattgtttcttcaatttattgatccatttgaatggctggtacaactaaaggtacatttgatCGGACAGATATAATGATCAGAACAAAAACAGCTCCTAAGAGTTTCATTCAAGAGCTGACATCTAGCAACTTCCATGCTTTTCTTCTTCATAACTAAAATGACTTTAGTTCTTCCATCAATAGTTATAGCAGTGTACTGCCAAAAACATGGAGATTATGtgatatttgtccaaacaatgCTACTTTCAGTTGTACCAGTACCAGGCATTCAAATAAGCGAGAAATAAGGCTGGTCTCATGGTTTTTTACATGACCGTACGCCTCTCTCGTGGTGTGGGAACGCCATGGGATCCGCCAGGAGGAGAGGGAAGTCAGGGCTTCCCCGTCTTTAGGTTGCTGCCCCCAGctcataagcggtagaaaattaatggataTTTTTGTATCCATTACTTGAGTGTATTGTTTGCATTTAttcatttgatcatttttaGTGATGCATGTCTCCTCCAATTATTAGCGATCTTCATCCAAAGAGGGAAAGTAACCTTTACGGCATTGGGGGTTGGGTTGAGTCACCTGTGGCTATGGTTGAACTTGTGAACCAGCCTGCCGCCGTCCGCCAGTCGGATCTGAATGTTTGTGAGGGGCTGAGAGGTGTCCAGGCTCACACTGGCACTGGCCTGGGCTTCGTTGGCCGCCTGGTCCTGCTGAGAGGTGGCGGGAGCTGAGACCAACTCCGGGGTGGCactgggagagagagagggttaTTTTATTCAACTTAGCAGAGAAATATGGCCATTTTAAATG
It encodes:
- the sdcbp2 gene encoding syntenin-2 isoform X4, whose product is MSLYPSLEDLKVDKVMMAQARFTPTSATVPAISEVGSQLQQPAAAGMPSSGLYPSLEDLGEYMGLRLNSDEVQNNLAVLPAANNDVAVSPYSAVGGMVCPVTGSDVGIRRAEVRQGLREIILCKDQDGKVGLRLRAIDNGVFVQLVQANSPAALAGLRFGDQVLQINGQNCAGWSVDKAHKALKAAADTRIEMVVRDRPFQRTVTMHKDSSGHVGFIYKSGKITSLVKDGSAARNGLLTEHYICEINGQNVIGLKDPLIKDILNSSPTTMTITIMPKFIYEHMIKRMSTSLLKSSMDHSIPEV
- the sdcbp2 gene encoding syntenin-2 isoform X2, translating into MSLYPSLEDLKVDKVMMAQARFTPTSATVPAISEVGSQLQQPAAAGMPSSGLYPSLEDLGEYMGLRLNSDEVQNNLAVLPAANNDQVAVSPYSAVGGMVCPVTGSDVGIRRAEVRQGLREIILCKDQDGKVGLRLRAIDNGVFVQLVQANSPAALAGLRFGDQVLQINGQNCAGWSVDKAHKALKAAADTRIEMVVRDRPFQRTVTMHKDSSGHVGFIYKSGKITSLVKDGSAARNGLLTEHYICEINGQNVIGLKDPLIKDILNSSPTTMTITIMPKFIYEHMIKRMSTSLLKSSMDHSIPEV
- the sdcbp2 gene encoding syntenin-2 isoform X3, which encodes MSLYPSLEDLKVDKVMMAQARFTPTSATVPAISEVGSQLQQPAAAGMPSSAGLYPSLEDLGEYMGLRLNSDEVQNNLAVLPAANNDVAVSPYSAVGGMVCPVTGSDVGIRRAEVRQGLREIILCKDQDGKVGLRLRAIDNGVFVQLVQANSPAALAGLRFGDQVLQINGQNCAGWSVDKAHKALKAAADTRIEMVVRDRPFQRTVTMHKDSSGHVGFIYKSGKITSLVKDGSAARNGLLTEHYICEINGQNVIGLKDPLIKDILNSSPTTMTITIMPKFIYEHMIKRMSTSLLKSSMDHSIPEV
- the sdcbp2 gene encoding syntenin-2 isoform X1, which gives rise to MSLYPSLEDLKVDKVMMAQARFTPTSATVPAISEVGSQLQQPAAAGMPSSAGLYPSLEDLGEYMGLRLNSDEVQNNLAVLPAANNDQVAVSPYSAVGGMVCPVTGSDVGIRRAEVRQGLREIILCKDQDGKVGLRLRAIDNGVFVQLVQANSPAALAGLRFGDQVLQINGQNCAGWSVDKAHKALKAAADTRIEMVVRDRPFQRTVTMHKDSSGHVGFIYKSGKITSLVKDGSAARNGLLTEHYICEINGQNVIGLKDPLIKDILNSSPTTMTITIMPKFIYEHMIKRMSTSLLKSSMDHSIPEV